A region from the Hydrogenimonas sp. genome encodes:
- a CDS encoding putative outermembrane protein: MQQDRPIKKSLLPILLLFVTALFSGDLEKAALKAVEEGVYEERYWSLLLHFDGEKSEIEDPAFFISPNGRFSKKDELLATLEALYNETRFDDNSTACRFPARKRWLKERLGLNGLPQVECREYEEILERVDPVSATLVFPSAHINSPASMFGHTFLRVNSSYNSRLLSYAVNYAADADPSKENGVIFAIKGLFGGYYGRYSLLPYYDKLKEYRDTENRDIWEYDLDLDRNETLRMFEHIWEVKDVRSSYYFFTDNCSYEMLWLLEAARPEVSLRERFLFEVIPLETVHAANDSGLVTSSGYRPSKRSRIEAYKMVLDEEDIDISKRLAVGETDCEEASFAKRSLDKRRHILEAAIELTQYRYQKGELEKDRYLELFHYLTSTRAKLGRSAEKVEPARPPDPLKSHRARRVLLGAGTLKSEGTLFFGIRTAYHDLADPLYGFLRGTQIEFLNIEGYAQKSRVRLQKATILSIESITQSDRFFTEISWRTNIGWDREYLDSQSRFGFSVGAGYGAGNDYGYLYAMVDPQIYAADSRAVAAVDLAMGAVVDRYSRNTNTRVEYKYKLYEGGVGQNIVTLSQNFRLKQNLSLNFRYSYIERKEGGREYDEQTFAILGAYYF, translated from the coding sequence ATGCAACAGGATCGTCCCATAAAAAAGTCTCTGCTTCCTATACTCCTGCTTTTTGTTACCGCCCTCTTTTCAGGCGACCTCGAAAAGGCTGCCCTGAAAGCTGTCGAAGAGGGTGTATATGAAGAGAGATACTGGTCTTTGCTGCTCCATTTCGACGGAGAGAAGAGCGAAATAGAGGACCCCGCCTTCTTCATCTCCCCAAACGGAAGGTTTTCAAAAAAAGATGAGCTTCTGGCTACACTGGAAGCCCTCTACAACGAAACACGCTTCGATGACAACTCCACGGCCTGCCGATTCCCCGCAAGAAAGAGGTGGCTGAAAGAGCGTCTCGGCCTTAATGGGCTGCCGCAGGTCGAGTGCAGGGAGTATGAGGAGATTTTGGAAAGAGTCGATCCGGTTTCGGCCACCCTCGTATTCCCTTCGGCCCATATAAACTCCCCCGCATCGATGTTCGGACACACCTTTTTGAGAGTAAACTCATCCTACAACTCCAGGCTTCTTTCATACGCCGTAAACTACGCGGCCGATGCGGACCCCTCGAAAGAGAACGGTGTCATCTTCGCGATCAAGGGGCTTTTCGGCGGCTATTACGGCCGCTACTCGCTGCTCCCGTACTACGATAAGCTCAAAGAGTACCGCGACACGGAAAACAGGGACATCTGGGAGTACGACCTGGACCTGGACAGAAACGAGACACTCAGGATGTTCGAGCATATATGGGAGGTGAAGGATGTCAGGTCGTCGTACTACTTCTTTACCGACAACTGCTCCTACGAGATGCTGTGGCTCCTGGAAGCGGCACGGCCGGAAGTTAGCCTTAGAGAGAGGTTTCTGTTCGAGGTGATACCTCTTGAGACCGTACACGCCGCAAACGATAGCGGGCTTGTGACATCCTCAGGCTACAGACCCTCTAAGAGGAGCAGAATAGAGGCATACAAAATGGTTCTGGACGAGGAGGATATAGATATTTCAAAAAGGTTGGCCGTCGGGGAAACTGATTGTGAAGAGGCCAGTTTTGCAAAAAGGTCTCTCGACAAGAGAAGGCACATACTCGAGGCGGCTATAGAGCTGACCCAGTACCGCTATCAGAAAGGGGAGCTTGAAAAAGATCGCTACCTTGAGCTCTTTCACTACCTGACCTCTACGAGGGCGAAACTGGGCAGAAGTGCAGAAAAAGTGGAGCCGGCAAGGCCGCCGGACCCGCTGAAGAGCCACAGGGCAAGGAGAGTGCTGCTGGGTGCAGGCACCCTGAAGTCCGAGGGTACTCTCTTTTTCGGTATCCGCACCGCATATCACGATCTTGCAGATCCTCTCTACGGCTTCCTCAGAGGTACGCAGATAGAGTTTCTGAATATCGAGGGGTATGCCCAAAAGAGCAGGGTCCGCCTGCAGAAGGCGACAATCCTCTCCATAGAGTCGATTACACAGTCGGACCGTTTCTTCACCGAGATATCGTGGCGGACAAATATCGGGTGGGACCGGGAGTATCTCGACTCGCAAAGCAGGTTCGGCTTCAGCGTGGGTGCCGGCTACGGAGCGGGAAACGACTACGGCTACCTGTACGCTATGGTCGACCCGCAGATCTATGCGGCCGACAGCAGAGCCGTAGCGGCCGTCGATCTGGCGATGGGTGCGGTCGTAGACAGGTACAGCCGCAACACCAATACGAGGGTGGAGTATAAATACAAACTCTACGAAGGGGGAGTCGGTCAGAATATAGTGACTCTCTCACAGAACTTCAGACTCAAACAGAACCTGTCGCTCAACTTCAGGTACAGCTATATAGAGCGGAAAGAGGGGGGAAGAGAGTACGACGAACAGACCTTCGCCATTCTTGGGGCCTATTACTTCTAA
- a CDS encoding [NiFe] hydrogenase nickel incorporation protein HypA, with translation MHEYSIVQALLDQCEEHARTNEAEKITRIEVKIGVLSGVEPHLLETAFNTFKERTICDSAEFVIQIQPVVIFCSECSKESVLSEHDYSCPRCGSALVRIIDGEDMFLMRLEME, from the coding sequence ATGCACGAATACTCCATAGTGCAGGCCCTGCTGGATCAGTGCGAGGAGCACGCAAGGACCAACGAGGCCGAAAAAATCACCCGGATAGAGGTTAAAATAGGTGTGTTGAGCGGTGTAGAGCCGCATCTTCTGGAAACAGCCTTCAACACATTCAAAGAGAGGACTATCTGCGACTCGGCAGAGTTCGTCATACAGATACAGCCTGTCGTTATCTTCTGCAGCGAATGTTCGAAAGAGTCCGTTTTGAGCGAACACGACTACTCCTGCCCAAGATGCGGAAGCGCTCTTGTGCGCATAATCGACGGTGAAGATATGTTCCTGATGCGCCTGGAGATGGAGTGA
- a CDS encoding [NiFe] hydrogenase metallocenter assembly protein HypE, whose translation MSGKEIQLSQGGGGEEMNSLIHGLFYKHFSNDILTAAEDAAVLKPEGKIAFTTDSFTVSPIFFGGGDIGKLAVAGTVNDLAMMGAKPLWLSAGFIIEEGFAFGDLEKIVESMAKELEKSGAKIVCGDTKVVPRGSADGIFINTSGIGELRSEGISAHNLRVDDVIIVSRDIGRHGAAIMMAREGIDLQSDLKSDCETLWPAVEAMIDSGVRIRAMRDATRGGLAAVLNEWAEASGLCIEIEEEQLPVCEEVRGICEMLGFEPYDLANEGTFIISVHPDDATLALESLSEYPFCADASIIGSVSREKRGKVILRSPWGSSRYLELPKGELLPRIC comes from the coding sequence ATGAGCGGAAAAGAGATACAGCTCAGCCAGGGCGGAGGCGGAGAGGAGATGAACAGCCTGATCCACGGCCTCTTCTACAAGCACTTTTCGAACGATATTCTGACCGCTGCCGAAGATGCGGCAGTTTTGAAACCTGAGGGGAAGATCGCCTTCACAACCGACTCGTTTACCGTAAGTCCCATCTTTTTCGGAGGCGGGGATATAGGGAAACTGGCCGTGGCCGGTACGGTGAACGACCTGGCGATGATGGGGGCGAAACCTCTATGGCTTAGTGCCGGATTCATCATAGAGGAGGGGTTCGCTTTCGGCGATCTGGAAAAGATAGTGGAGAGTATGGCGAAGGAGCTCGAAAAGAGCGGCGCAAAGATTGTCTGCGGCGACACGAAAGTGGTTCCGAGAGGATCGGCGGACGGAATCTTCATAAACACATCGGGCATAGGCGAGCTGCGGAGTGAGGGGATAAGCGCCCACAACCTCCGGGTGGACGACGTTATCATAGTATCACGCGACATAGGCAGGCACGGCGCCGCGATTATGATGGCACGAGAGGGGATAGACCTTCAGAGCGATCTGAAGAGCGACTGCGAAACGCTCTGGCCAGCCGTAGAGGCGATGATAGACTCCGGTGTACGCATCAGGGCCATGCGCGACGCCACCAGAGGGGGGCTGGCCGCGGTTTTGAACGAATGGGCCGAAGCGAGCGGGCTCTGCATCGAGATAGAGGAGGAGCAGCTGCCGGTATGCGAAGAGGTGCGCGGAATCTGCGAAATGCTCGGCTTCGAACCGTACGATCTGGCGAACGAGGGGACTTTCATCATCTCCGTCCATCCCGATGATGCGACCCTGGCGCTGGAGTCTCTGAGCGAATACCCCTTCTGCGCCGACGCATCGATCATAGGGAGTGTCAGCCGGGAGAAGAGGGGAAAGGTGATACTCCGGAGTCCGTGGGGAAGCAGCAGGTATCTGGAGCTTCCGAAAGGCGAACTGCTGCCGAGAATCTGTTGA
- a CDS encoding [NiFe] hydrogenase metallocenter assembly protein HypD, with the protein MKTLQLRDLYDRFRDPATIKGLAALIAEDAKRLREPLHIMEVCGGHTHTIMKYGLNQLLPENIEFVHGPGCPVCIMPKERIDNAVELANIDGVILCTLGDMIRVPGSGSSLANERAKGRDIRSLYSPLDLIEIAKSNPEKRVVYFAIGFETTTPMTAAVIKRAVKEGVKNLFFHINHVLVPPPMHILMADEEAKIDAFIGPAHVSVITGSKIYEPFPEKYSTPVVVSGFEPVDVMHSIAMIVKQKIEGRAEVEVQYSRSVSREGNVAAQRMIEETMEVRESFRWRGIGDIEKSALRLRDEYRDFDAEAVFADYLSHEPIDDHKLCICGTILKGLAKPYECRVFGKACTPNTPLGSCMVSSEGACNAYYRFGGVS; encoded by the coding sequence ATGAAAACCCTGCAGTTGAGAGATCTCTATGACCGCTTCCGCGACCCGGCAACGATAAAGGGGCTTGCCGCGCTCATTGCCGAAGATGCGAAGAGACTCAGGGAGCCTCTGCATATTATGGAGGTTTGCGGCGGGCATACCCATACCATTATGAAGTACGGATTGAACCAGCTTCTTCCCGAAAACATAGAGTTCGTGCACGGTCCAGGCTGTCCAGTCTGCATAATGCCCAAAGAGCGGATCGACAATGCTGTGGAGCTTGCCAATATCGATGGTGTCATACTCTGTACACTGGGAGATATGATACGTGTTCCGGGAAGCGGGAGCTCGCTGGCGAACGAGCGGGCGAAGGGGCGTGACATCCGCTCGCTCTACAGTCCGCTGGATCTCATAGAGATAGCGAAAAGCAATCCCGAAAAAAGGGTTGTCTATTTCGCCATAGGTTTCGAGACCACCACACCCATGACCGCCGCCGTGATAAAGAGGGCGGTGAAAGAGGGGGTCAAAAATCTCTTTTTCCATATAAACCATGTGCTGGTACCGCCGCCCATGCATATACTCATGGCCGATGAGGAGGCGAAAATAGACGCCTTCATAGGACCTGCACACGTCAGCGTCATAACCGGCTCCAAAATCTACGAACCCTTTCCCGAAAAGTACAGCACACCGGTGGTCGTAAGCGGATTTGAGCCGGTCGACGTCATGCACTCCATAGCCATGATAGTGAAGCAGAAGATAGAGGGGCGCGCCGAAGTGGAGGTGCAGTACAGCCGTTCCGTAAGCCGCGAAGGAAACGTTGCGGCACAACGGATGATCGAAGAGACCATGGAGGTGAGAGAGAGCTTCAGGTGGCGCGGAATAGGAGATATTGAAAAGAGTGCACTCAGGCTGCGCGACGAGTACAGAGATTTCGATGCGGAAGCTGTCTTTGCCGACTATCTCTCCCATGAGCCGATAGACGACCACAAACTCTGTATATGCGGCACTATCCTCAAAGGGTTGGCCAAACCGTACGAGTGCAGGGTGTTCGGCAAAGCGTGTACGCCGAACACACCGCTTGGAAGCTGCATGGTGAGCAGCGAGGGAGCGTGTAACGCATATTACCGTTTCGGAGGAGTCTCATGA
- a CDS encoding [NiFe] hydrogenase metallocenter assembly protein HypC, whose translation MVDTMGVKRKVGIDFIADEVKEGDYVLIHIGYAMNIIDEEDALASIETYKEILALMDEEQKRRVIEEDDNCSAVT comes from the coding sequence GTGGTCGATACCATGGGTGTCAAGAGAAAAGTGGGTATCGATTTTATCGCCGATGAGGTTAAAGAGGGCGATTATGTTCTTATCCATATAGGTTATGCGATGAACATAATCGACGAGGAGGATGCTCTTGCATCCATCGAGACCTACAAAGAGATTCTCGCCCTGATGGACGAGGAGCAGAAGAGGCGGGTGATAGAAGAAGATGACAACTGCTCGGCGGTTACATGA
- a CDS encoding [NiFe] hydrogenase nickel incorporation-associated protein HypB, with product MCKDCGCSLTEHSHEDEHSHSHAHQAANETLHHNPQLNDKKTIEVISKILDKNDREAAHNRAHFDSHGVLAVNLMSSPGSGKTTLLEHLADIAAFRFGVIEGDLETNRDADRIKAKGIPAYQIQTGSACHLDAFMVHKGLHDMPLDDIDVCFIENVGNLVCPASYDVGAHLNIVLVSVPEGDDKIEKYPVMFRQADLVLVTKTDLLPHFDFDMDEAKRAARKLKPGVDLLEVNTKDLDTVKRVSEWIEFKRGMR from the coding sequence GTGTGTAAAGATTGCGGATGTTCTTTGACGGAGCATAGTCATGAAGATGAGCATAGCCACAGCCATGCACATCAGGCGGCTAATGAGACGCTTCACCACAATCCACAGCTGAACGACAAAAAAACTATAGAAGTCATAAGCAAGATTCTGGATAAAAACGACCGTGAGGCCGCTCACAACAGGGCGCATTTCGACTCTCACGGGGTGCTTGCGGTGAATCTCATGAGCTCGCCCGGAAGCGGAAAGACCACGCTTCTCGAGCATCTGGCCGATATCGCCGCTTTCAGGTTCGGCGTTATCGAAGGGGATCTCGAGACGAACCGTGATGCCGACAGGATAAAGGCGAAGGGGATTCCGGCGTACCAGATACAGACCGGAAGCGCGTGTCATCTGGACGCTTTCATGGTTCACAAGGGGCTGCACGACATGCCGCTGGACGATATAGACGTCTGTTTCATAGAGAATGTAGGAAATCTGGTCTGTCCCGCCAGTTACGATGTCGGGGCGCATCTCAATATCGTTCTGGTCAGTGTCCCCGAGGGTGACGACAAGATAGAGAAGTATCCGGTCATGTTCCGGCAGGCGGATCTCGTGCTTGTTACCAAGACCGATCTTCTGCCCCATTTCGATTTTGACATGGATGAGGCGAAAAGAGCGGCCCGTAAGCTGAAGCCGGGCGTCGACCTGCTTGAGGTGAATACCAAAGATCTTGATACGGTCAAAAGGGTTTCGGAGTGGATAGAGTTCAAGAGAGGGATGAGGTAG
- a CDS encoding conserved protein — translation MKDKSYQFALRIIKLNRYLNEQKEFVISRQILRSGTAVGALIRESEFAQSRADFINKLHIALKEANETSYWISLLKDSEYITLSMYNSIKPEIDELVSLLVAIIKSCKTEKKDMK, via the coding sequence GTGAAAGATAAAAGTTATCAGTTTGCTTTGCGGATTATCAAACTTAACCGCTATCTTAACGAACAGAAGGAGTTTGTGATAAGCAGGCAGATTTTGAGGAGTGGAACGGCGGTCGGTGCACTGATTCGGGAGTCGGAATTTGCACAATCTCGTGCCGATTTCATAAATAAGCTCCATATAGCTTTGAAAGAGGCAAATGAAACCTCATACTGGATATCTTTATTGAAAGATTCAGAGTATATTACTCTGAGTATGTATAACAGCATCAAGCCGGAGATCGATGAACTGGTCAGTTTGCTTGTTGCAATAATCAAATCGTGCAAAACGGAGAAGAAGGATATGAAATGA
- a CDS encoding nickel and cobalt efflux transporter rcnA: protein MESGLFLLFWYGILHAFGPDHLTAIADFSIGKGRRKTLFITLAFAVGHGVSLFLFAKLLQMTNIPAEYTAYADTVSSGVIFAIGAYLLFMAATDRINIGRHMHEGKEHIHIWFGKSHDHSDADFNRRTASALTVGALMGIGGVRGMLVTLSAIAHNEVGPMMVVSFTLGVMVVFMGFGYIVSLINDNLLTSRRNVRAAFATAGALSLVVGTGMMV from the coding sequence ATGGAATCGGGTCTTTTTCTGCTCTTCTGGTACGGTATTCTGCACGCTTTCGGCCCTGACCATCTTACGGCTATTGCAGACTTTTCGATAGGAAAGGGGCGCAGGAAGACCCTCTTCATAACCCTGGCGTTTGCGGTGGGGCACGGAGTATCACTCTTTCTTTTCGCGAAGCTGCTGCAGATGACGAATATACCGGCGGAATATACAGCCTATGCCGATACCGTTTCATCCGGAGTGATATTCGCCATAGGCGCATACCTCCTCTTCATGGCGGCAACCGACAGAATAAACATAGGCCGCCATATGCATGAAGGGAAAGAGCACATCCACATCTGGTTCGGAAAATCGCACGATCACAGCGATGCCGATTTCAACAGACGCACTGCATCTGCCCTGACCGTCGGCGCTCTGATGGGTATAGGAGGCGTGCGCGGGATGCTCGTGACGCTGAGTGCCATAGCCCACAACGAAGTGGGACCTATGATGGTCGTCTCCTTCACTCTCGGGGTGATGGTCGTCTTCATGGGATTCGGCTATATCGTTTCGCTTATAAACGACAACCTGCTCACAAGCAGACGAAATGTAAGAGCCGCATTTGCGACGGCGGGGGCGCTTTCGCTTGTTGTGGGAACAGGAATGATGGTTTGA
- a CDS encoding [NiFe] hydrogenase metallocenter assembly protein HypF, whose translation MKRFRLQVGGIVQGVGFRPFVYRLAEEIGLGGYVLNDGSGVTLELEGRSEALELFFRRFREELPPLARVDYLQKSETSPLGERSFRIIASNRDSSKATAVSPDMTICDRCTEEMRDPSDRRYLYPFINCTDCGPRYTITVTVPYDRPNTSMAKFKMCPKCREEYEDPMNRRYHAQPISCYECGPELSLRIGEEIQDIEKDEIIKETAKLLEEGRIVAVKGLGGFHLMCDASNDAAVKMLRERKRRPSKPFALMVKDLHTAARIAQICEAEKELLTSGVRPIVLMKKSTADSAPYVSDAVAPGIDRIGLMLPYTPLHLLLFDRLDIPLVATSANLSDEPIIRDSDELVKKLGGVVDAVLDHGREIVNACDDSVVQVAGSRAQWIRAARGIAPLTLPTGALCDRKILATGANQKNSIALAFDGKIVLSPHIGDLGTVEAMDYFERTVETFRRFYDFEPDIVVHDRHPNYETTKWTENLLTADPRLRTKAVQHHYAHALAVMAEHGVTERVLAFVWDGTGYGEDGTVWGSEVLLCDVKGFERVAHLRPFRLLGGERAVREPRRCALSLLFECYTKEEVMELDSPAVAAFKPAEIDLLHRAWLRGVNSPVTTSMGRLFDAVASLSGICQHVSYEGESGLKIEAAVKGEFSHPLPLSIEEGVVDWGPAVRSIVEAKPERVAERFIASLAGVIAEIAKEYPHLPVVMAGGVFQNRTLYGAAESALKRMNRTVLHPVNTPPNDGSIALGQAWYALHSG comes from the coding sequence ATGAAAAGGTTCCGGCTGCAGGTTGGCGGTATCGTGCAGGGTGTCGGCTTCAGACCCTTCGTCTACCGCCTTGCCGAAGAGATCGGGCTTGGCGGATATGTTCTGAACGACGGCAGCGGGGTTACTCTGGAGCTGGAGGGGCGGAGCGAAGCGCTGGAGCTCTTTTTCAGGAGGTTCCGCGAGGAGCTTCCGCCTCTTGCCAGGGTAGACTACCTGCAAAAGAGTGAGACCTCTCCGCTCGGGGAGCGAAGCTTTCGCATTATCGCCTCAAACAGGGACAGTTCAAAGGCGACGGCCGTAAGCCCTGACATGACGATCTGCGACAGATGCACGGAGGAGATGAGAGACCCCTCCGACCGCAGGTACCTCTACCCCTTCATAAACTGCACCGACTGCGGGCCGCGCTATACCATAACCGTCACGGTACCCTACGACAGGCCGAATACGTCGATGGCAAAGTTCAAGATGTGCCCGAAGTGCCGCGAAGAGTATGAAGACCCCATGAACCGCAGATACCATGCCCAGCCTATAAGCTGTTATGAGTGCGGTCCTGAGCTGAGCCTGCGGATAGGTGAAGAGATACAAGATATAGAAAAAGATGAGATAATCAAAGAGACGGCGAAGCTGCTCGAAGAGGGGAGAATTGTGGCTGTCAAGGGGCTTGGCGGGTTTCATCTGATGTGCGATGCCTCCAACGACGCTGCTGTGAAGATGCTGAGAGAGAGAAAGAGGCGCCCGTCGAAGCCGTTCGCACTTATGGTGAAAGATCTGCATACGGCGGCGCGGATCGCACAGATCTGTGAAGCGGAAAAGGAGCTGCTGACCTCCGGGGTGAGGCCGATAGTGCTGATGAAAAAGTCCACGGCCGACTCTGCACCGTATGTCAGCGATGCGGTGGCGCCGGGCATAGACCGCATAGGTCTCATGCTCCCCTATACACCGCTCCATCTTCTGCTCTTCGACCGGCTGGATATACCGCTGGTAGCGACGAGTGCGAATCTGAGCGACGAGCCTATAATAAGAGATTCGGACGAGCTCGTCAAAAAGCTGGGCGGTGTAGTTGATGCGGTGCTGGACCACGGCAGAGAGATCGTGAATGCCTGTGACGACTCTGTGGTGCAGGTCGCGGGCTCACGCGCCCAGTGGATCAGAGCGGCACGCGGTATCGCTCCCCTTACGCTTCCTACGGGGGCACTCTGCGACAGGAAGATTCTGGCGACAGGCGCCAACCAGAAAAACAGTATCGCTCTCGCATTCGACGGCAAAATAGTCCTCTCGCCGCATATCGGGGATCTCGGCACTGTAGAGGCTATGGACTACTTCGAGCGGACGGTGGAGACCTTCAGGCGTTTTTACGATTTCGAGCCCGATATCGTCGTGCACGACAGACACCCAAACTACGAAACGACGAAATGGACCGAAAATCTGCTCACCGCCGACCCCAGGCTGCGAACCAAAGCCGTACAGCACCACTACGCCCACGCCCTGGCCGTAATGGCCGAACACGGTGTGACGGAGAGGGTTCTCGCCTTCGTCTGGGACGGGACCGGCTACGGGGAGGATGGAACCGTCTGGGGCTCAGAGGTGCTTTTGTGCGATGTGAAGGGTTTCGAAAGAGTCGCACATCTTAGGCCTTTCAGGCTTCTTGGGGGAGAGAGAGCTGTGCGTGAACCGCGGCGGTGCGCTCTATCTCTTCTTTTCGAATGTTATACGAAAGAGGAGGTGATGGAGCTGGACTCACCAGCCGTTGCAGCCTTCAAACCGGCTGAAATCGACCTGCTCCATCGGGCGTGGCTTAGAGGGGTCAACTCCCCCGTAACCACATCTATGGGCCGCCTCTTCGATGCCGTTGCGTCACTTTCGGGCATATGCCAGCATGTGAGCTACGAGGGTGAGAGTGGATTGAAGATAGAGGCGGCCGTAAAAGGGGAGTTCTCTCATCCGCTTCCGCTGTCAATAGAAGAGGGGGTAGTAGATTGGGGGCCGGCAGTCAGGAGTATCGTCGAAGCGAAGCCGGAGAGGGTAGCGGAGAGGTTCATAGCCTCTCTTGCCGGGGTCATAGCGGAAATCGCCAAAGAGTATCCGCACCTGCCGGTCGTCATGGCTGGAGGAGTCTTTCAGAACAGAACGCTCTACGGAGCCGCCGAGAGTGCACTGAAGAGGATGAACAGAACCGTACTGCATCCGGTCAACACTCCGCCCAACGACGGCTCCATAGCCCTCGGCCAGGCGTGGTATGCACTTCACTCGGGGTAA
- a CDS encoding [NiFe] hydrogenase metallocenter assembly protein HypF has translation MAFVFEIEYSSPNGYIAEFAEALAKEEGAKVSLLQNAGVITLIADEADPNLAGYLEKLAELLPASCFMGSSSHRLTDGPPVRLKEEVKRRLPHSIAPCPKCMKEIFDPSSRRYYYPFTGCNCCGAQYPFFEKYPFIRQNSLMSFFEPCEECANESRSNPFRLDYPLISCHRCGIPVRVREGRRERFANDPASFKKLFEAAAGAICDGKRVAVKTLFGYRLFYDAESADTGRRKVMMVTDASKLGSLCSLIDEEIHALLSIERPLIEAAVADETLFGAYGRFTRLKYPDEGFTTILAKELLALGRAHVAYETGGDMADADMVIEFDLPTQPQKDCTLFINRSVRFFVEGERSLFPISLKERSDRIVVAYDMAAVPEADRVVVDRMEKFGSAEASSLYLLEGEEVSLHHSNTIRFSREIGSVLSVLREHGLEKESAVGVYFRKEPTFIYHNGKKPIVAVPAIEFDSKNLRRNIESLREESRRLVENFSEKFPGISERLFGGAADIFEAASIIAGLPDPGFDTLSEEALKFGGKGGLKIDTRLKNSRFDPYTFLSSLISYRLGGAESELLAYSAFESLADYISETLGELKVRSKAEHTVLCGRAFGSQSLFSRVRKSLEKDRFLMNIALPIDRENAIIGALAL, from the coding sequence ATGGCATTCGTTTTTGAGATAGAGTACAGTTCGCCTAACGGCTATATCGCGGAGTTCGCCGAAGCGCTGGCGAAAGAGGAGGGTGCGAAGGTCTCCCTGCTCCAAAACGCCGGAGTCATCACGCTGATAGCGGACGAAGCCGATCCGAATCTTGCCGGGTATCTCGAAAAACTGGCCGAACTGCTTCCCGCCTCCTGCTTCATGGGAAGCTCATCACACCGCTTGACCGACGGCCCTCCCGTCAGGCTCAAAGAGGAGGTGAAACGGAGGCTTCCACACTCCATAGCCCCATGCCCAAAGTGTATGAAAGAGATCTTCGACCCCTCTTCGAGACGCTACTACTACCCTTTTACGGGGTGCAACTGCTGCGGAGCTCAATACCCCTTCTTCGAAAAATACCCTTTCATACGTCAAAACAGCCTGATGAGCTTTTTCGAACCGTGCGAAGAGTGCGCAAACGAGAGCCGGAGCAACCCCTTCAGACTCGACTATCCTCTCATAAGCTGCCACCGGTGCGGCATACCGGTAAGGGTCCGGGAGGGGCGGAGAGAACGTTTCGCCAACGACCCCGCAAGTTTCAAAAAGCTCTTCGAAGCAGCGGCGGGGGCGATATGCGACGGAAAAAGAGTCGCCGTAAAGACACTCTTCGGATACCGCCTCTTCTACGATGCGGAGTCGGCCGATACCGGGCGCAGGAAGGTGATGATGGTGACGGATGCGTCGAAGCTCGGTTCGCTCTGCTCCCTTATAGATGAGGAGATACACGCCCTCTTGAGCATAGAGAGGCCGCTTATAGAAGCGGCGGTAGCCGATGAGACTCTCTTCGGCGCATACGGCAGGTTTACGCGGCTAAAATATCCCGATGAGGGCTTCACCACCATTCTGGCGAAAGAGCTGCTGGCCCTAGGACGCGCGCATGTCGCCTATGAAACCGGCGGTGATATGGCCGATGCCGATATGGTGATAGAGTTCGACCTGCCGACACAGCCGCAGAAAGATTGCACTCTCTTTATAAACAGATCGGTCAGATTTTTCGTCGAAGGCGAGCGCTCTTTGTTTCCCATCTCTCTTAAAGAGCGCAGCGACAGGATAGTCGTCGCATACGATATGGCGGCCGTACCGGAAGCGGACAGGGTGGTTGTCGACAGGATGGAGAAGTTCGGGAGCGCGGAAGCATCCTCTCTCTATCTGCTCGAAGGCGAAGAGGTATCGCTGCACCACTCCAACACGATACGCTTTTCCCGGGAGATCGGCTCGGTACTCTCCGTACTTCGCGAGCACGGCCTGGAAAAAGAGAGTGCGGTGGGCGTATACTTCCGCAAAGAGCCCACATTCATCTACCACAATGGGAAAAAGCCGATAGTTGCGGTGCCCGCGATAGAGTTCGATTCGAAGAATCTTAGACGCAACATAGAGTCTCTTCGCGAAGAGTCGCGGAGGCTTGTCGAAAATTTCAGTGAAAAATTCCCCGGGATTTCGGAAAGACTCTTCGGCGGTGCGGCGGATATTTTCGAGGCTGCCTCCATAATAGCGGGGCTGCCCGATCCCGGTTTTGACACACTCAGCGAAGAGGCGCTGAAATTCGGAGGCAAAGGGGGGCTGAAGATAGATACGAGGCTGAAAAACAGCCGCTTCGACCCATACACGTTTCTGTCTAGCCTCATCAGCTACAGGCTGGGTGGCGCGGAGAGTGAACTTCTCGCCTATTCTGCCTTCGAATCTTTGGCCGACTATATCAGCGAAACGCTCGGGGAGCTGAAGGTACGCTCGAAGGCGGAACATACGGTTCTTTGCGGCAGGGCGTTCGGCAGCCAGTCGCTCTTCAGCAGAGTCAGGAAGAGTCTGGAGAAGGATCGCTTTTTGATGAATATTGCACTGCCGATTGACAGGGAGAATGCAATCATCGGGGCGCTCGCACTCTGA